The segment CGCGGCTGAGTTTCCGCCACCACTTCCCGCCGGGCGACCGCGACGGCGCCGCCCAATTCGTGCGCGACGGTTTGGTGGACCAGCAAGGCCGTTTCTGGCTCGCGACGCGCGGCGGCGTGCTCCTGCTCGATCGGGCGTCGGGCCGGTTCACGCGGTTCGGCCACAAGCGCGGTGATCCGTCGAGCCTGAGCGACGATCTGGTGCATACCGTGTTCGAAGACCGCGCCGGGACCGTGTGGGTCGGCACGTACGCGGGCGGCGTGAACCGGCTGCGGAGCGAGACGAAACCGTTCCGTATTCACCGCAACGATCCGGCCGATCCGCGGACGCTTTCCGAGGACCGGGTCGCGGGCCTCGCGGTGGATCGCGCGGGGCGGATCTGGGCGGCGACGGTGAACGGCTTGAACCGACTCGATGCCGACGGCTGGACGCGGTTCCTCAACGATCCCGACCGTGCCGATTCGCTGCCAAACAACGATCTGGCGGTCGTGGCGGCGGCGCCGAACGGCGATCTCTGGATCGGCTCGACGTTTGCCGGCGTCATCCGTTTCGACCAGCGACATTTTCGCCGCTACCCGACGCTGCCGGTCACCGCACCCGCGCCGAGCGGGTTGCATCCCTTCACCGGGCTGCAGGTGAATTCGATCCTGCCGGACGATCACGGCGGCGTGTGGATCGGCGCGCGGGCTTACGGCTTGGACTACTATCGCGACGGACTCTTCCGGCACTACGCTCCGGAGCGAACGGGTCCGGGCCAGACCCTGCAGCCGACGCGGAACGCCGTGTTCGGGTTGATCCGGCCCGATGGCAGCCTTTGGTATGCGACGGAGGTGAGCGGGCTGGTGCGGTTCGAACCGCAGACGCAGCATTTCACCGCGTATTTGCCGCCGGTGGAACAACCCGGCGCCACGCGCAGCCTGCACTGCATCGCCGACGGAGGCGACGACGTCATCTGGCTGGGAGCGGCCGATGGCTTGCTCAAGTTCGACGTGAAGCGCCGCGAGTTCGTGGGGCAATACTCGACCAAACATGGACTCCCGCACGAATCGGTGATGACGATTGTGCGCGATCGCCGTGGCCACTTGTGGCTCGGGACGGCGAACGGGCTGGCGGAACTGGATCCGGCGACGGATCGCATCCGCAGCTATGACCGGGCGGACGGCCTGCCGACGAATGTGTTTTCGCAGCGCGCCGGGGTGCTGCGGCCGGACGGCCGGGTGTTCCTGGGCACGCGCGCCGGCATCGTGGAATTCGCGCCCGAAGAGTTGCGGGACAACCCGGTGCCGCCGGCGGTCGTGTTGACGGAACTGCGCTGGATCGGCCCGCCGCCGCTGGATGCCCGCGGCGAGCGACCGGAGCGCGTTTCGAACATCGGCGAAGACATTCGCGTGCCGCCCGGCCAGCTCGGCTTCAGCCTGCGGTTTTCCGCGCTCGATTTCGCCGCGCCGGAGAAGAACCAGTTTCGTTACCGGCTGCAGGGCTGGGAGGAAAACTGGAACCCGACGACGGCCCGCGAGCGACGCGCGACCTATACGGCGCTGCCGCCGGGCAACTACGTGTTCCAAGTGCAGGGCAGCAATGCCGACGGGGCCTGGAACAACGCCGGCGCGAGCGTGCGCGTGATCGTCGAACCGAAGCTCTGGCAAACGCTGTGGTTCCGCATCGTGATGGCGCTCGGCGGCGTGGGCCTGGTGGTGACGGGGCTGCAGTGGCGACTGCGCCGCGTCCGGCAGCACAATGTCGAACTCGAACGCCAGGTGTCGCTGCGCACCGCGCAGTTGCAGAGCGAGATGTTCGTGCGCGAACGCGCGGAGGCGGCGTTGCGCGAGTCCTACGCGGAGCTGGAAAACCGGGTGCAAGCGCGAACGGCGGAACTAGCACGCGCCAACCAGGACCTGCAGGCGGAGAGCGCCGAACGGCAGCATGTCGAGGCCCAGCTGCGGCAGGCGCAGAAGATGGAGGCCATCGGCCAGCTCGCCGGCGGCATCGCGCATGACTTCAATAATCTGCTCACCGTGATCCTGGGGCAGGGCGAATTGCTGACGGAGCCGGAGCTTTCCGCCACGGAACGCGACACGGCCGTGCGCGACATCAAGTCCGCCGCGCAGCGAGCGAGCAACCTCACGCGGCAGCTGCTGGTGTTCAGCCGTCACCAGGCCATGGCGCCGATCGCACTGGACCTGAACGAAGTCGTTGCGGGCGTGATCAAGTTGCTGCGGCACATGATCGGCGAGCGGGTGGCGCTGGAATCCTCGCTTTGCGAGGGGCCGCTCGCGACGCTGGCCGATCCCGGCATGCTTGAGCAAGTGTTGCTGAACCTGGCGGTGAACGCGCGGGATGCGATGCCGCGCGGCGGGCGGTTGTCGCTCATCACGGCGCGAGTCACCGTGGGGGCCGAGCACCGCCGGCAGCAGCCGCGCGCCAAGCCCGGCGAGTATGTGCGCGTGAGCGTGAGCGACACGGGCTGCGGAATTCCCGAGCCCGTGCTCGCGCAGATGTTCGAGCCATTCTTCACCACGAAACCGGCGGGCAAGGGCACGGGCCTGGGCCTGGCGATCTCGCTCGGCATCGTGCTGCAGCATCACGGCTGGATCGACGTGGAGACCGCGCTCGAGCGGGGCACGACGTTTCATGTTTACCTGCCGAGCCACCGCGGCGACGCGGCCGACGCGGCCGTGGAGCCCGAGGCGCGCAAGTGCGCCACCGGTTCCGGCACCGTGCTCGTGGTCGAGGACGAGGAGGCGGTGCGCACGCTGGTGCAGCGCGTTCTGACGCGGCTCGGCTATCGCGTGATCGAGGCGACCTCCGGCGCTGACGCGCTCGCGTGCTGGCGGGAACATCAGGGCGAGATCAAGGTGCTGTTGACCGATGTGGTGATGCCGGGCCACCCGGATGGGCACGAACTCGCGGCGGCGCTCGCGCTGGAGGCGCCGGCGCTCCGGATCGTGCTGATGAGCGGCTATGATCCCGGTGAGATGAACGCGAGCGGCGGCACGCTGCGTCCGCATTTGCGGAAACCGTTCACGGCAGACGAACTGTTGCGCGCGATCGAAGGCGGCGGCGAAGGCTGAACGCTTGGCGTGGGATCAGGCGACTGCGCGGTAGGGCCGTCGCTGGCCGGCGGCTGAAAGGCAAAAGCGAAATGGCGGATCGGCTTACGGCCGGCGATGAACGCCGGCCCTACGATGTCAATCTGGTGGACGGCTTCGCCGAGGATCAATTTCCCCGCAGCGGCGCGGTGCTGCGGGCGGGGCTGGCGGGAAGCGCGAAGGACTCCGGCGCGTCGGGGTGCGACGGATCGAAACCGGAGAAATCGTCGGCGAGTTGCTCGGCCAGCGGCAGGTGGGCGTCGCGGATCGCCTGCGCGACGCATTTCGCCAGCTCGTAGGCGCCGTAATTGTTGTGGTGCGTGGGATCCTTGCCGCCGTTGCTGAACGCGAGCGGCGCCTGCGTCGGCCCAAGCGCCTCGTAGAACGCGATGCTCATCCGCTCGAGATCGACCAGCGCGACATTTTCTTCCTGCGCGACGGCGCGCACGGCCGCGGGATAATCGCCCAGCGTGTTTTTAATTCGACCGGCCGCGTCGAAGTTGCGGCGCTGCATGGACGTGACGAGCACGGGTGTGGCGCCGCGCAGCCGCGCCTCGGCGATGAACGCGCGCAGGTAGGCGCGATAGGTGGTCGCGGCCACGACATAGGTCTGCGGCCACTGCTGCTTCTGATCGTTGTGGCCGAACTGAAGAAAGAGGTAATCGCCGGGCTGGATCTGGCTGAGGATCTTCGCAAGCCGCAGGCCGGACAAAAACGATTTGAGCGTCTCGCCGGACTCGGCGTGATTGGCGACCGCGACGCTAGGTTTGAAAAACCGGGGCAGCATCTGGCCCCAGCTTGCCGCCGGTTCGTGCGGCTGATCCGTCACGGTCGAATCGCCGGCGAGGAACACCGTCGGCACGGTGGCGGGCTCGATGACGATCGTGCGCACGCGCGGCGCGGGGCCGTTGCACTCGAGTGTGAGCTTGTCGTCCCAGCGCAGCAGGTCGCGCTCGCGCTCGTTCAGGAGGACGGCGCTGCCGCCTGGCGCGTTTTTTTCCGGCGGCGGCAGCCGGGGCGTGCGGAGGTTGACGATGAAGCTGCGCGTGACGAGTTCGCCGGGCCGCGTAGCCAGGTGCTCGAGCAGCAGCTGGCGCGATTCGGCTTTCAGCGTGTTGGATGACGGGGCCTGCGGATCGCCGAACGTCACCGTGACGCGGTAGTTTCCCTCCGGGACGGCGACGGAGAAATAAAACGGCGGGTTGGCCGACGGGTCCGGGGCGGTGCCGAGATCGAAACCGTAACCGCGCTCGGGCGTGAAGACGTCGGCCGCGGTGAACTGAGCCAGGTCGAATTGCCGACGAAGCGAATCAGCGGCTGGGCTCGCCGGGCTGAGCGCGAGCGTCGCGCAGACGGCGACGCAGAAGGGGAAAAGGGACGGTTTCATGGGCGTCGCGACGAAAGGATTGCGCGCCGGCCCCGTCGCGCACGTCCAAAGCCGTGCGGACAGTCGCGCCTATTCGACATCGGTGCGGAACGGCGAGGCGGGCAGGCCGGCCCGGTTGAACAAATTGCCGCGCGCGACGTTGGCCCAGCCGTAGCGAACGGCGGTCGGCTTGGCCACCTCGGGCGAAGTGACGACGACGGTTTCGCCCACGATGGTCGCCGTCGCCGGCCGGAACACGCCGTCGGCTCCGGCGATCGTGAATCCCACCAGCGGCCCGTCCTTCGCCACGAGCCCGCCGCCGATGTGCGAAAAACTCAGCACTGCCCGAGGGACGTCGATGCGACACGCGCTGAATACCGGACCCGAATACTCGAGGTTCTCGCGATAAGCCAGGGCGCGGGCCGCGAGGGCGAGCCGCGCGCCGACCGGTTCCTTGTTCGCGGGATGAATGTCGTCGGGGTCACCGACGTCGATCGTCACGACCATGGCCGTGTTTTTCGTCGCTTGCCAGGCGAGCAACTGGGCTTCGCGAATTTCCGGCGGCTGGTCCTTGAACGGCGCGATTTGAACGAAGAGGAAGGGGAACCGCCCCCGGTGCCATTGGTCGCGCCAATCGGCGATCATCGCCGGAAACAACGTGCGATACTGGCGCGCGCGGTCGGCATTGGATTCGCCCTGATAGAACACGGCCCCGCGAATCGCGTAGGGAATCAGCGGCGCGATCATGCCGTTGAACAACACGGTCGGCGCGTTCGGCCCCGCGGTCGGATCCTGCGGCGGCCGCGGACGATCATCGAGCGTGGCGGCGAAACGGGCGAGCCACGGGCCCTGCAGCGAGACCGGCGTGAATGCGCCGTCGACCGGCGCCACCTCGAGCGGCAGGTTCGCATCCCAGATGCCGCCGAACCCGCCTGTATCGAGCACGCGGATCGCGATGACATTGTCCAGGCGCTTCAGCGCCGTGCCCGGGACGCGATAGACGCGGGGCAAATCGTAGAGGCCGGTGCGGCCGACGAGCTGGCCGTTCACCCAGGTGGTGTCGGCGTCATCGATTGCGCTGAGCCGTAGCTCGACGTCGCCGCCGTTCCAGTTCGCCGGCAGATCGAAGCTGCGGCGGAGCCAGACGAGTCCGTCGAACCCATCATGTCCCGCCTGCTCCCACGCGCCGGGACATGGCAGATTTTCCCAACCGGTGGTGTCGTGCGCCGGGTCGGCCCAGGACGCGCCGGCGCTGCCGGGATCGTTGGCGCGATACCAGGCGTCGAGTTGCTCCTCGTAGTGCCGGCGTGCTTTGGCGGGATCACGGCCGGCGACGCGCAACAGCGAGAGAAGCTCGGCGAAATCCGGCAGCTTGCCCAAACCCTCGCGACTGGTCCACGCCTCCGCGGGCGTGCCGCCCCACGAGCTGTGGATGATCCCGATGGGCACGCCGAGCCGGGCGTGGAGATCGCGCGCGAAGAAGTAGCCGACCGCGGTGAAATCGACGACCGTGTCCGGCGAGCACACCGTCCAGCTCATGTCCGCGGTGCGCTGAGGTTCGAGGGCGAGGTGTTGGCGGACGTAGAGCTGCCGGATCAGCGGATGCTTGGCGGCGGCAGCTT is part of the Opitutus terrae PB90-1 genome and harbors:
- a CDS encoding two-component regulator propeller domain-containing protein, with translation MSAAPAAEPSVPMGGFIRLSEDEGLAHSDVRAIAQDRVGFMWFGLRLGGLTRYDGYELKVYGHDSADPRTLGSHIIWSLLVDRDGTLWIGTEGGLDRFERESDSFTHFRHVPSQADSLPHNVVTSIFQDAQGQLWVGTRGGLSRLDDAKTGRFTTFLRPPVLAGSTSTNTIRSIVEDPTTGLLWLGTSDGLAAFDPRTGAFASYLNDETDPESLTTNPVNKVLRDETGTLWALTEHGMNSFRPSFTRIEHSSVQQPRLSFRHHFPPGDRDGAAQFVRDGLVDQQGRFWLATRGGVLLLDRASGRFTRFGHKRGDPSSLSDDLVHTVFEDRAGTVWVGTYAGGVNRLRSETKPFRIHRNDPADPRTLSEDRVAGLAVDRAGRIWAATVNGLNRLDADGWTRFLNDPDRADSLPNNDLAVVAAAPNGDLWIGSTFAGVIRFDQRHFRRYPTLPVTAPAPSGLHPFTGLQVNSILPDDHGGVWIGARAYGLDYYRDGLFRHYAPERTGPGQTLQPTRNAVFGLIRPDGSLWYATEVSGLVRFEPQTQHFTAYLPPVEQPGATRSLHCIADGGDDVIWLGAADGLLKFDVKRREFVGQYSTKHGLPHESVMTIVRDRRGHLWLGTANGLAELDPATDRIRSYDRADGLPTNVFSQRAGVLRPDGRVFLGTRAGIVEFAPEELRDNPVPPAVVLTELRWIGPPPLDARGERPERVSNIGEDIRVPPGQLGFSLRFSALDFAAPEKNQFRYRLQGWEENWNPTTARERRATYTALPPGNYVFQVQGSNADGAWNNAGASVRVIVEPKLWQTLWFRIVMALGGVGLVVTGLQWRLRRVRQHNVELERQVSLRTAQLQSEMFVRERAEAALRESYAELENRVQARTAELARANQDLQAESAERQHVEAQLRQAQKMEAIGQLAGGIAHDFNNLLTVILGQGELLTEPELSATERDTAVRDIKSAAQRASNLTRQLLVFSRHQAMAPIALDLNEVVAGVIKLLRHMIGERVALESSLCEGPLATLADPGMLEQVLLNLAVNARDAMPRGGRLSLITARVTVGAEHRRQQPRAKPGEYVRVSVSDTGCGIPEPVLAQMFEPFFTTKPAGKGTGLGLAISLGIVLQHHGWIDVETALERGTTFHVYLPSHRGDAADAAVEPEARKCATGSGTVLVVEDEEAVRTLVQRVLTRLGYRVIEATSGADALACWREHQGEIKVLLTDVVMPGHPDGHELAAALALEAPALRIVLMSGYDPGEMNASGGTLRPHLRKPFTADELLRAIEGGGEG
- a CDS encoding rhamnogalacturonan acetylesterase; translation: MKPSLFPFCVAVCATLALSPASPAADSLRRQFDLAQFTAADVFTPERGYGFDLGTAPDPSANPPFYFSVAVPEGNYRVTVTFGDPQAPSSNTLKAESRQLLLEHLATRPGELVTRSFIVNLRTPRLPPPEKNAPGGSAVLLNERERDLLRWDDKLTLECNGPAPRVRTIVIEPATVPTVFLAGDSTVTDQPHEPAASWGQMLPRFFKPSVAVANHAESGETLKSFLSGLRLAKILSQIQPGDYLFLQFGHNDQKQQWPQTYVVAATTYRAYLRAFIAEARLRGATPVLVTSMQRRNFDAAGRIKNTLGDYPAAVRAVAQEENVALVDLERMSIAFYEALGPTQAPLAFSNGGKDPTHHNNYGAYELAKCVAQAIRDAHLPLAEQLADDFSGFDPSHPDAPESFALPASPARSTAPLRGN
- a CDS encoding sialate O-acetylesterase — protein: MRTPACLRPLGVALLLITNAPAAIQLASPFGDHMVLQQNVKLPVWGTAAPGEKVTVEFAGQQRSTTANAAGEWRMEFAPLPASAEPREFVVSSGDPKSKLETRKFHDVLVGEVWLCGGQSNMERQLGLRPGQKPIVGWEQEAAAAKHPLIRQLYVRQHLALEPQRTADMSWTVCSPDTVVDFTAVGYFFARDLHARLGVPIGIIHSSWGGTPAEAWTSREGLGKLPDFAELLSLLRVAGRDPAKARRHYEEQLDAWYRANDPGSAGASWADPAHDTTGWENLPCPGAWEQAGHDGFDGLVWLRRSFDLPANWNGGDVELRLSAIDDADTTWVNGQLVGRTGLYDLPRVYRVPGTALKRLDNVIAIRVLDTGGFGGIWDANLPLEVAPVDGAFTPVSLQGPWLARFAATLDDRPRPPQDPTAGPNAPTVLFNGMIAPLIPYAIRGAVFYQGESNADRARQYRTLFPAMIADWRDQWHRGRFPFLFVQIAPFKDQPPEIREAQLLAWQATKNTAMVVTIDVGDPDDIHPANKEPVGARLALAARALAYRENLEYSGPVFSACRIDVPRAVLSFSHIGGGLVAKDGPLVGFTIAGADGVFRPATATIVGETVVVTSPEVAKPTAVRYGWANVARGNLFNRAGLPASPFRTDVE